Proteins from a genomic interval of Streptomyces fodineus:
- a CDS encoding C40 family peptidase: MASHRRPKQQSRARVTVLTTAAAAAVVLSANAANAAPSQKLSKDQVKAKVDELYQQAEQATEKFDGAQAKQQKLQKEISTIQDNVARGQQDLNKLRDGLGSLATSQYRSGGIDPSVQLFLSSNPDDFLDKASTLDQLSAQQVDALKKIQDKQRELSQERAEATQKLKDLSDTRTQLAQNKKDVQGKLADAQKLLNSLTAKEKQQLAAEQQRADRSSSQRVDLGNTPPASGRAAAAFSAAQSQIGKPYVYGATGTASYDCSGLTSWAYAQAGVSIPRTSQEQATIGTRISSVNDLQVGDLVFFYGDIHHVGLYAGNGQVLHAPHTGAVVRYESMSDMPFQFGVRV, translated from the coding sequence GTGGCGTCCCACCGTCGACCCAAGCAGCAGAGTCGCGCTCGCGTGACCGTGCTGACCACCGCAGCTGCCGCAGCCGTCGTGCTGAGCGCGAACGCCGCCAACGCCGCGCCGAGCCAGAAGCTCAGCAAGGACCAGGTCAAGGCCAAGGTCGACGAGCTCTATCAGCAGGCGGAGCAGGCCACCGAGAAGTTCGACGGGGCCCAGGCGAAGCAGCAGAAGCTGCAGAAGGAAATCTCCACCATCCAGGACAACGTCGCCCGGGGTCAGCAGGACCTCAACAAGCTGCGCGACGGTCTCGGTTCGCTGGCCACCTCCCAGTACCGCTCCGGTGGCATCGACCCTTCGGTCCAGCTGTTCCTGTCCTCCAACCCGGACGACTTCCTCGACAAGGCCTCCACGCTCGACCAGCTGAGCGCCCAGCAGGTCGACGCGCTGAAGAAGATTCAGGACAAACAGCGCGAACTGTCCCAGGAGCGCGCCGAGGCCACCCAGAAGCTCAAGGACCTCTCCGACACGCGCACCCAGCTCGCGCAGAACAAGAAGGACGTCCAGGGCAAGCTCGCCGACGCGCAGAAGCTGCTCAACTCCCTGACCGCCAAGGAGAAGCAGCAGCTGGCCGCCGAGCAGCAGCGCGCCGACCGCTCCTCCAGCCAGCGGGTCGACCTCGGCAACACCCCGCCCGCCTCCGGCCGTGCCGCGGCCGCCTTCTCGGCCGCCCAGTCGCAGATCGGCAAGCCGTATGTCTACGGCGCCACCGGCACCGCCTCCTACGACTGCTCGGGCCTGACCTCCTGGGCCTATGCCCAGGCCGGCGTCTCCATCCCGCGCACCTCCCAGGAGCAGGCGACCATAGGGACCCGGATCAGCTCGGTCAACGACCTCCAGGTCGGCGACCTGGTGTTCTTCTACGGCGACATCCACCACGTCGGCCTGTACGCCGGCAACGGCCAGGTGCTGCACGCCCCGCACACCGGTGCCGTGGTCCGCTACGAGTCGATGTCCGACATGCCGTTCCAGTTCGGCGTCCGGGTCTGA
- a CDS encoding NYN domain-containing protein has protein sequence MVETAGGGPGDGTAEVLDRPLPDGVRRRVVQIVSDGFGGLTVSELPAQLRQYARFAPNRRAKFAGNAMAAALETDALFRQRIGEKFRETQPELAGALDSGSPPPAADPLDVAAAAYVLRPAGWVKLVTAAGEEAQRADAERADEESRAELERLRAELAQAREHTRAETERLRAELESAKKEAESLHRKLRAALSDVKRGEAALRKAQGEMDAVRAEAHRQVAAAESESRRTKARLGEAEATLEATRRAAREGRSVEDMRVRLLLDTLLDATQGLRRELALPPVSVRPAETVDAVEPGRMTPKDIAARALSEHDPAILDQLLALPQAHLVVDGYNVTKTGYPQMPLEKQRLRLLGQLSALAAQTGAEVTCVFDGAELAAPVLLAPPRGVRVLFSKPGVTADELIRQLVRAEPPGRPVIVASTDREVADGVAKAGARPVASAVLLKRLS, from the coding sequence ATGGTGGAGACCGCAGGCGGGGGGCCGGGCGACGGCACCGCTGAGGTGCTTGACCGTCCGCTGCCCGACGGGGTGCGCCGCAGAGTCGTACAGATCGTCTCGGACGGTTTCGGCGGCCTGACCGTGTCGGAACTGCCCGCCCAGCTGAGGCAGTACGCCCGGTTCGCCCCCAATCGCCGGGCGAAGTTCGCCGGGAACGCGATGGCGGCGGCGCTGGAGACCGACGCGCTGTTCCGCCAGCGGATCGGGGAGAAGTTCAGAGAGACGCAGCCGGAACTCGCCGGCGCCCTCGACTCCGGCTCCCCGCCCCCGGCCGCGGACCCGCTCGACGTGGCGGCCGCGGCCTACGTACTGCGCCCGGCGGGCTGGGTGAAGCTGGTCACCGCGGCCGGCGAGGAGGCCCAGCGCGCGGACGCCGAGCGCGCCGACGAGGAGAGCCGGGCCGAGCTGGAGCGGCTGCGCGCGGAGCTGGCCCAGGCCCGCGAGCACACCCGCGCCGAGACCGAACGGCTGCGCGCGGAGCTGGAGTCGGCGAAGAAGGAAGCGGAATCGCTTCACCGTAAGCTGCGGGCCGCGCTCAGCGACGTCAAGCGCGGCGAGGCCGCCCTGCGCAAGGCACAGGGCGAGATGGACGCCGTACGCGCCGAGGCGCACCGGCAGGTGGCCGCCGCCGAGAGCGAGTCCCGCCGGACCAAGGCCCGGCTCGGCGAGGCCGAGGCCACGCTGGAGGCCACCCGCCGGGCGGCCCGCGAGGGCCGCAGCGTGGAGGACATGCGGGTACGGCTGCTGCTGGACACCCTGCTGGACGCGACCCAGGGGCTCAGGCGTGAACTCGCCCTGCCCCCGGTGTCCGTGCGGCCCGCCGAGACCGTGGATGCGGTCGAACCGGGACGAATGACCCCGAAGGACATCGCGGCACGCGCCCTGTCCGAGCACGATCCGGCCATTCTCGACCAGTTGCTCGCGCTGCCGCAGGCGCATCTGGTCGTCGACGGCTACAACGTCACCAAGACCGGCTATCCCCAGATGCCGCTGGAGAAGCAGCGGCTCAGGCTCCTCGGCCAGCTCTCCGCGCTCGCCGCGCAGACCGGTGCCGAGGTGACGTGCGTCTTCGACGGCGCCGAACTGGCCGCGCCGGTGCTGCTCGCGCCGCCGCGCGGGGTGCGGGTGCTGTTCTCCAAGCCGGGCGTCACGGCCGATGAGCTGATCCGGCAGCTCGTGCGCGCGGAGCCGCCGGGCCGTCCGGTCATCGTCGCCTCCACCGACCGGGAGGTGGCCGACGGGGTCGCCAAGGCGGGTGCCCGTCCGGTCGCGTCTGCGGTGCTTCTCAAGCGACTGTCCTGA
- a CDS encoding aminotransferase class V-fold PLP-dependent enzyme — protein MSVFTVAADQSVCAPLPVLGRDVTVPLVTGGEVTYAALDYAASAPALQRVWDDVAGYAPYYGSVHRGAGYLSQLSTDLFENARRTVAEFLGCRPDDQVIFTRSTTDSLNLLARTLPADCQVFVFETEHHASLLPWQGAHVTCLDAPRTPQQAVATLERALAEREPCGPALVCVTGASNVTGELWPVRELAAAAHAHGARIVLDAAQLAPHHPVGIRDLDVDWVAFSGHKLYAPFGSGVLAGRADWLRAAEPYLAGGGASRKVTRRQDGGVDVEWHESAARHEAGSPNVIGAYSIASACKALTEAGWDTLVAREQHLITKVREGLAEVPEVRILSLFGDDAPRVGVISFVVEGWNSSHFAAALSAEYGIGVRDGLFCAHPLVRTLLGSDPQTQGECGAPEAAPGEKSLNAIRVSFGAGTPDEHVDRFVTAVKELVTEGAKWTYRTEEGRCVPAVG, from the coding sequence ATGTCTGTCTTCACCGTTGCCGCCGACCAGTCCGTTTGTGCCCCGCTGCCCGTTCTCGGCCGGGATGTCACCGTTCCGCTGGTCACCGGCGGCGAGGTCACCTACGCGGCCCTCGACTACGCGGCCAGCGCCCCCGCCCTGCAGCGCGTCTGGGACGACGTGGCCGGCTACGCGCCGTACTACGGCAGCGTCCACCGCGGCGCCGGCTACCTCTCCCAGCTCTCCACCGACCTGTTCGAGAACGCCCGCAGGACGGTCGCCGAGTTCCTCGGCTGCCGCCCCGACGACCAGGTGATCTTCACCCGCTCGACCACGGACTCCCTGAACCTCCTGGCCCGCACGCTCCCCGCCGACTGCCAGGTCTTCGTCTTCGAGACCGAGCACCACGCCTCCCTGCTGCCCTGGCAGGGCGCCCACGTCACCTGCCTCGACGCACCGCGCACCCCGCAGCAGGCCGTGGCGACCCTGGAGCGGGCCCTCGCCGAGCGCGAGCCCTGCGGACCGGCCCTGGTCTGCGTCACCGGCGCCTCCAACGTCACCGGCGAGCTGTGGCCGGTACGCGAGCTGGCCGCCGCCGCGCACGCCCACGGCGCCCGGATCGTCCTGGACGCCGCCCAGCTCGCCCCGCACCACCCGGTCGGCATCCGTGACCTGGACGTCGACTGGGTCGCCTTCTCGGGCCACAAGCTGTACGCGCCCTTCGGCTCCGGTGTCCTGGCCGGCCGCGCCGACTGGCTGCGCGCGGCCGAGCCGTACCTCGCGGGCGGCGGCGCCAGCCGCAAGGTGACCCGGCGTCAGGACGGCGGGGTGGACGTGGAGTGGCACGAGAGCGCCGCCCGCCACGAGGCCGGCTCCCCGAACGTCATCGGCGCCTACTCCATCGCGTCGGCCTGCAAGGCGCTCACCGAGGCCGGCTGGGACACCCTGGTCGCCCGCGAGCAGCACCTGATCACCAAGGTCCGCGAAGGCCTCGCCGAGGTCCCCGAGGTACGGATCCTCTCCCTGTTCGGCGACGACGCCCCGCGCGTGGGCGTGATCTCCTTCGTGGTGGAGGGCTGGAACAGCTCCCACTTCGCCGCCGCGCTCTCCGCCGAGTACGGCATCGGCGTCCGCGACGGCCTCTTCTGCGCCCACCCGCTGGTCAGGACCCTGCTGGGCTCCGACCCCCAGACCCAGGGCGAGTGCGGGGCGCCGGAGGCGGCACCGGGGGAGAAGTCCCTGAACGCCATCCGTGTCAGCTTCGGCGCGGGCACCCCCGACGAGCACGTGGACCGCTTCGTGACGGCGGTGAAGGAACTGGTGACCGAGGGTGCCAAGTGGACGTACAGGACGGAGGAGGGCCGCTGCGTCCCGGCGGTGGGCTGA
- a CDS encoding c-type cytochrome, with protein MKKLSARRRHPLAAVVVLLLALAATGGLYAAFAPASKAQADDSAQSLTIKEGKKLYEVGCASCHGTGGQGSSDGPSLVGVGAAAVDFQVGTGRMPAATSQGAQVPRKKVVYDQTQIDQLAAYIASLGAGPSVPTKEQYGPDGADIAKGGELFRTNCAQCHNFTGKGGALTKGKFAPTLEGVAPKHIYEAMQTGPQNMPSFPDTTMSEKNKKDIIAYLNAVNGDKTENPGGLELGGLGPVSEGLFGWIFGLGALIAVAVWVAARTAKAKKS; from the coding sequence GTGAAAAAGCTCTCCGCACGACGACGCCATCCGCTGGCGGCGGTCGTCGTCCTACTCCTCGCGCTGGCGGCCACTGGGGGGCTGTACGCCGCGTTCGCACCCGCGAGCAAGGCGCAGGCCGATGATTCCGCCCAGTCCCTGACCATCAAGGAGGGCAAGAAGCTCTACGAGGTCGGCTGCGCCAGCTGCCACGGCACCGGTGGCCAGGGCTCCTCCGACGGGCCGAGCCTGGTCGGCGTGGGCGCCGCGGCCGTCGACTTCCAGGTCGGCACCGGCCGTATGCCCGCGGCCACCTCGCAGGGCGCCCAGGTCCCGCGCAAGAAGGTCGTCTACGACCAGACCCAGATCGACCAGCTTGCCGCCTACATCGCCTCGCTGGGCGCCGGCCCGAGCGTGCCCACCAAGGAGCAGTACGGTCCGGACGGCGCGGACATCGCCAAGGGTGGCGAGCTGTTCCGCACCAACTGCGCGCAGTGCCACAACTTCACCGGCAAGGGCGGCGCCCTGACCAAGGGCAAGTTCGCGCCGACCCTGGAGGGTGTCGCTCCGAAGCACATCTACGAGGCCATGCAGACGGGCCCGCAGAACATGCCGTCCTTCCCCGACACCACGATGTCGGAGAAGAACAAGAAGGACATCATCGCGTACCTGAACGCGGTCAACGGCGACAAGACGGAGAACCCGGGCGGTCTGGAGCTGGGCGGCCTCGGGCCGGTCAGTGAGGGTCTGTTCGGCTGGATCTTCGGCCTCGGCGCGCTGATCGCGGTCGCCGTCTGGGTCGCCGCTCGGACCGCAAAGGCCAAGAAGTCATGA
- a CDS encoding C40 family peptidase, which translates to MGSHRRLASSGFDRGAVALCLLSATAAALGAVPAHAAPGGATRAEVDRLYQEAEQATQAFDKAQEREGTLRHEVREAQDRIARQQERINTLREQLGSLAGAQYRSGGMDPALALLFSDDPGDYLDKASTLDRIGVQQAGQLRELQSAMRELVGERAEAAGKLVELANSRRAVAAHKRTVEAKLATARQLLNTLPVADRTAFGRASRSDGSGRADLADLPVLSGIFSSEAPDARAAAAVAAARSALGRPYVWGASGPSGFDCSGLMQWSYAQAGTQLPRTSQEQRFAGRQIPLSEARPGDLVVYRSDASHVGMYVGNGQVIHAPYPGAAVRYDPVGMMPVSSVTRP; encoded by the coding sequence GTGGGCTCTCATCGCCGCCTTGCCTCCTCCGGATTCGACCGGGGCGCCGTCGCCCTGTGCCTGTTGTCGGCCACGGCCGCCGCGCTCGGTGCCGTACCGGCGCACGCCGCCCCGGGCGGCGCCACGCGTGCCGAGGTGGACCGGCTCTACCAGGAGGCCGAGCAGGCGACCCAGGCCTTCGACAAGGCCCAGGAGCGCGAGGGCACGCTGCGCCACGAGGTGCGCGAGGCCCAGGACCGCATCGCCCGGCAGCAGGAGCGCATCAACACCCTGCGCGAACAGCTCGGTTCGCTGGCCGGCGCCCAGTACCGCTCGGGCGGCATGGACCCGGCCCTCGCGCTGCTCTTCTCCGACGACCCCGGCGACTATCTGGACAAGGCGTCCACCCTCGACCGCATCGGCGTCCAGCAGGCAGGGCAGCTGCGGGAGTTGCAGTCGGCGATGCGGGAACTCGTCGGGGAGCGCGCGGAGGCGGCCGGGAAGCTCGTCGAGCTGGCGAACAGCCGCCGGGCCGTGGCCGCGCACAAGCGGACCGTGGAGGCGAAGCTCGCCACGGCCCGGCAGCTGCTCAACACGCTGCCGGTCGCCGACCGCACCGCCTTCGGCCGGGCCTCGCGCTCCGACGGCTCCGGCCGCGCCGATCTGGCCGACCTGCCCGTCCTGAGCGGCATCTTCTCCTCCGAGGCCCCGGACGCCCGCGCCGCCGCCGCGGTGGCCGCCGCCCGCTCCGCCCTCGGCCGGCCGTACGTGTGGGGCGCGAGCGGCCCCTCCGGCTTCGACTGTTCGGGCCTGATGCAGTGGTCGTACGCCCAGGCCGGCACGCAGCTGCCGCGGACCTCGCAGGAGCAGCGCTTCGCCGGCCGGCAGATCCCGCTCTCCGAGGCCCGCCCCGGCGACCTGGTCGTCTACCGCTCCGACGCCAGCCATGTGGGGATGTACGTCGGCAACGGGCAGGTCATCCACGCGCCCTATCCGGGAGCGGCGGTGCGCTACGACCCGGTCGGGATGATGCCGGTCTCCTCGGTCACCCGGCCCTGA
- a CDS encoding ubiquinol-cytochrome c reductase iron-sulfur subunit: MSSQDIPEENLPAEQDHAHGAVGIADEENPFADPGLPPHEHRIQDIDERAARRSERMVALLFTVSMLATIGFIVAYLVIPNDKSIFVFPIGHLSAMNFALGLTLGVALFCIGAGAVHWARTLMSDVEVADDRHPIEASAEVRAKVHADFRQGAKESAIGRRKLIRTTMFGALALVPLSGVMLLGGLGPAPGTKLRHTMWAKGKRLVNMNTNQPLRPEDVAVGSLTFAKPDGLEETDEEFQTEIAKAALMIVRLQPGNIKDKRELDWSHEGIVAFSKICTHVGCPISLYEQQTHHVLCPCHQSTFDLSDGARVIFGPAGHALPQLRIGVDSEGYLQALGDFEEPVGPAFWERG; this comes from the coding sequence ATGAGTAGCCAAGACATTCCAGAAGAGAACCTGCCCGCTGAGCAGGACCACGCGCACGGCGCCGTAGGGATCGCGGACGAGGAGAACCCGTTCGCGGACCCGGGGCTGCCGCCCCACGAGCACCGGATCCAGGACATCGACGAGCGGGCCGCCAGGCGGTCCGAGCGCATGGTGGCCCTCCTGTTCACGGTGTCGATGCTGGCCACCATCGGCTTCATCGTCGCCTACCTGGTCATCCCGAACGACAAGTCGATCTTCGTCTTCCCGATCGGGCACCTCAGCGCGATGAACTTCGCGCTCGGTCTGACCCTCGGCGTGGCGCTGTTCTGCATCGGCGCGGGCGCGGTCCACTGGGCCCGCACCCTGATGTCCGACGTGGAGGTCGCCGACGACCGGCACCCGATCGAGGCCTCTGCCGAGGTCCGGGCGAAGGTCCACGCGGACTTCCGCCAGGGTGCCAAGGAGTCGGCGATCGGCCGCCGCAAGCTGATCCGCACCACGATGTTCGGCGCGCTGGCCCTGGTGCCGCTCTCCGGCGTCATGCTGCTCGGCGGTCTCGGCCCGGCGCCCGGCACCAAGCTCCGCCACACCATGTGGGCCAAGGGCAAGCGCCTGGTCAACATGAACACCAACCAGCCGCTGCGCCCCGAGGACGTCGCCGTCGGCTCCCTCACCTTCGCCAAGCCCGACGGGCTCGAGGAGACGGACGAGGAGTTCCAGACGGAGATCGCCAAGGCCGCGCTGATGATCGTCCGGCTCCAGCCGGGCAACATCAAGGACAAGCGCGAGCTCGACTGGTCGCACGAGGGCATCGTGGCCTTCTCCAAGATCTGCACCCACGTCGGCTGCCCGATCTCGCTGTACGAGCAGCAGACGCACCACGTGCTGTGCCCGTGCCACCAGTCCACCTTCGACCTCTCCGACGGTGCCCGAGTGATCTTCGGCCCCGCCGGCCACGCCCTGCCGCAGCTGCGCATCGGTGTGGACAGCGAGGGTTACCTCCAGGCGCTCGGCGACTTCGAGGAGCCCGTCGGTCCTGCATTCTGGGAGCGCGGATGA
- the trpD gene encoding anthranilate phosphoribosyltransferase, giving the protein MSAVTPAGGDTAAGRSWPALLNGLLDGQDLSADDTAWAMDLIMRGEATDAQIAGFMVALRAKGETVEEITGLVRTMYEHANVIEVPGPAVDIVGTGGDGAKTVNISTMSAIVVAGTGTRVVKHGNRAASSASGSSDVLEKLGINLNLTPRRVAEVAEEAGITICFAVKFHPSLRHVAPARGQLGIRTTFNVLGPLTNPAKVRAQAVGVADPRMAPIVAGVLAERGNSALVFRGDDGLDELTTTSTSRVWVVKDGKVTEESFDPRHVGIEPVPIDALRGGDPSYNAEVARRLLDGERGPVRDAVLLNSAAALVALKQTDAPLAEQLRAQMAKAAESIDSGAAKRVLERWVAASNA; this is encoded by the coding sequence ATGAGCGCTGTGACCCCCGCTGGAGGCGACACCGCGGCGGGCCGCTCCTGGCCCGCCCTGCTGAACGGCCTGCTGGACGGCCAGGACCTGTCCGCCGACGACACCGCGTGGGCGATGGACCTGATCATGCGCGGCGAGGCGACCGACGCGCAGATCGCCGGGTTCATGGTGGCGCTGCGGGCCAAGGGCGAGACGGTCGAGGAGATCACCGGGCTCGTCCGCACGATGTACGAGCACGCGAACGTGATCGAGGTGCCGGGCCCGGCCGTCGACATCGTCGGCACCGGCGGCGACGGCGCCAAGACGGTGAACATCTCCACGATGTCGGCGATCGTCGTCGCGGGCACGGGCACCCGGGTCGTCAAGCACGGCAACCGTGCGGCGTCCTCCGCCTCCGGCTCCTCCGACGTGCTGGAGAAGCTCGGGATCAATCTGAACCTCACCCCGCGGCGGGTCGCCGAGGTCGCCGAAGAGGCCGGCATCACGATCTGCTTCGCGGTGAAGTTCCACCCGTCCCTGCGTCATGTCGCCCCGGCGCGCGGCCAGTTGGGCATCCGGACGACCTTCAACGTGCTCGGTCCGCTGACCAACCCGGCCAAGGTGCGCGCCCAGGCGGTGGGCGTCGCCGACCCGCGCATGGCGCCCATCGTGGCCGGCGTCCTCGCCGAGCGCGGCAACTCCGCGCTGGTCTTCCGCGGCGACGACGGCCTGGACGAGCTGACGACGACGTCCACCTCCCGGGTCTGGGTGGTCAAGGACGGCAAGGTCACCGAGGAGTCCTTCGACCCGCGGCACGTCGGCATCGAGCCGGTCCCCATCGACGCCCTGCGCGGCGGTGACCCGTCGTACAACGCGGAGGTGGCCCGGCGCCTGCTGGACGGCGAGCGGGGCCCCGTCCGGGACGCCGTCCTGCTGAACTCGGCGGCGGCCCTGGTGGCCCTGAAGCAGACGGACGCCCCGCTCGCCGAGCAGCTCCGTGCCCAGATGGCGAAGGCGGCGGAGTCGATCGACTCGGGCGCGGCGAAGCGGGTACTGGAGCGCTGGGTGGCGGCCAGCAACGCCTAG
- a CDS encoding cytochrome b — protein sequence MSTAANETPRSRGKAPAGERIADWADGRLGIYSLAKSNMRKIFPDHWSFMLGEVCLYSFIIIILTGVYLTLFFHPSMNEVEYHGSYIPLQGQLMSEAFNSTLHISFDVRGGLLMRQIHHWAALIFLAGMFVHMMRVFFTGAFRKPREINWLFGFLLFVLGMFTGFTGYSLPDDLLSGTGVRFMEGAILSVPIVGTYLSFFLFGGQFPGHDFVARFYSIHILLLPGIMLGLMVGHLILVFYHKHTQFAGPGKTEKNVVGMPLLPVYMAKAGGFFFLVFGVIAAIAAVAQINPIWAMGPYRPDQVSTGAQPDWYMGFSEGLIRFMPGWEINFWGHTLVLGVFIPLVIFPLVLVAIAVYPFIESWVTGDKSEHHILDRPRNAPTRTGLGVAWMTVYLTLLVGGGNDLWATHFHLSINAVTWFVRITFFVGPVIAFLVTKRICLGLQRRDRDKVLHGRETGIIKRLPHGEFIEVHEPLSQEQLHTLTAHHQYEPAEIGPTVDENGVERKVKAGERLRAKLSDAYYGEDNQIPKPTVEEYKEITSGHGHH from the coding sequence ATGAGTACTGCAGCGAACGAGACGCCCCGCTCTCGCGGGAAGGCACCGGCCGGCGAGCGCATCGCCGACTGGGCCGACGGCCGGCTCGGGATCTACTCCCTGGCCAAGTCCAACATGCGCAAGATCTTCCCCGACCACTGGTCGTTCATGCTGGGTGAGGTCTGCCTCTACAGCTTCATCATCATCATCCTGACGGGTGTCTATCTGACGCTGTTCTTCCACCCGTCGATGAACGAGGTGGAGTACCACGGCTCGTACATCCCGCTGCAGGGGCAGCTGATGTCCGAGGCGTTCAACTCGACCCTGCACATCTCCTTCGACGTGCGCGGTGGTCTGCTCATGCGGCAGATCCACCACTGGGCCGCGCTGATCTTCCTCGCGGGCATGTTCGTGCACATGATGCGCGTGTTCTTCACCGGCGCGTTCCGCAAGCCGCGTGAGATCAACTGGCTGTTCGGCTTCCTGCTGTTCGTCCTCGGCATGTTCACCGGCTTCACCGGTTACTCGCTCCCGGACGACCTGCTCTCCGGCACCGGTGTCCGCTTCATGGAGGGCGCGATCCTGTCCGTGCCGATCGTCGGCACGTACCTGTCGTTCTTCCTCTTCGGCGGTCAGTTCCCCGGCCACGACTTCGTCGCCCGGTTCTACTCGATCCACATCCTGCTGCTGCCGGGCATCATGCTCGGCCTGATGGTGGGCCACCTGATCCTGGTCTTCTACCACAAGCACACGCAGTTCGCGGGTCCCGGAAAGACCGAGAAGAACGTCGTCGGCATGCCGCTGCTGCCGGTCTACATGGCCAAGGCCGGAGGCTTCTTCTTCCTGGTCTTCGGTGTCATCGCGGCCATCGCGGCGGTCGCCCAGATCAACCCGATCTGGGCCATGGGTCCCTACCGTCCGGACCAGGTGTCCACCGGCGCCCAGCCCGACTGGTACATGGGCTTCTCCGAGGGCCTGATCCGCTTCATGCCGGGCTGGGAGATCAACTTCTGGGGTCACACGCTCGTCCTGGGCGTCTTCATCCCGCTGGTGATCTTCCCGTTGGTCCTCGTGGCGATCGCGGTCTACCCGTTCATCGAGTCCTGGGTCACCGGCGACAAGAGCGAGCACCACATCCTGGACCGTCCGCGCAACGCCCCGACGCGCACCGGTCTCGGTGTCGCCTGGATGACGGTGTACCTGACGCTGCTGGTCGGCGGCGGCAACGACCTGTGGGCCACGCACTTCCACCTGTCGATCAACGCCGTGACCTGGTTCGTCCGGATCACCTTCTTCGTCGGCCCGGTCATCGCGTTCCTCGTCACCAAGCGGATCTGCCTGGGTCTGCAGCGTCGCGACCGCGACAAGGTGCTGCACGGTCGCGAGACCGGCATCATCAAGCGCCTGCCGCACGGTGAGTTCATCGAGGTGCACGAGCCGCTCAGCCAGGAGCAGCTGCACACCCTCACGGCCCACCACCAGTACGAGCCGGCCGAGATCGGCCCGACGGTCGACGAGAACGGTGTCGAGCGCAAGGTGAAGGCCGGCGAGAGGCTGCGGGCGAAGCTGTCCGACGCCTACTACGGCGAGGACAACCAGATCCCGAAGCCGACCGTCGAGGAATACAAGGAGATCACGAGCGGCCACGGCCACCACTGA
- a CDS encoding rhomboid family intramembrane serine protease: MISEWSTATGRALRAVRSASAPLTYGLIALCCLLFVLGPASGLTPGYGSGDALLAAQRAYFRRWGVVPAELFARPVREALTPATALFVHGSWVHLLGNMLFLFVFGAMTEERMGRVEFTLFYLGCGYLALLGYAAANATSAQSLVGASGAISAVLGAFLYLFPRARVTSLLPFLFFLPVRFPAWVVLPLWAALQWAAAGQSSGGPGVAYLAHLVGFGLGFGYAWVRYGRTTRVRSAPAPAPEGENQP, from the coding sequence ATGATCAGCGAGTGGAGCACGGCGACCGGCAGGGCCCTCAGAGCGGTCCGGAGCGCATCGGCACCCCTGACGTACGGCCTGATCGCCCTGTGCTGTCTGCTCTTCGTGCTGGGCCCGGCCTCGGGTCTCACGCCGGGATACGGCTCCGGCGACGCCCTGCTCGCCGCGCAGCGGGCGTACTTCCGGCGCTGGGGCGTGGTCCCGGCCGAGCTGTTCGCCAGGCCGGTGCGCGAGGCCCTGACCCCCGCCACGGCCCTGTTCGTGCACGGCAGCTGGGTGCATCTGCTCGGCAACATGCTCTTCCTCTTCGTCTTCGGCGCGATGACCGAGGAACGGATGGGCCGGGTCGAGTTCACCCTCTTCTACCTCGGCTGCGGATATCTGGCCCTGCTGGGCTACGCGGCCGCCAATGCCACCTCCGCGCAGTCGCTGGTCGGCGCCTCCGGGGCGATCTCGGCGGTCCTCGGAGCGTTCCTCTACCTGTTCCCCCGCGCCCGGGTGACCAGTCTTCTGCCGTTCCTGTTCTTCCTGCCGGTGCGGTTCCCCGCATGGGTCGTGCTGCCGCTGTGGGCGGCGCTGCAGTGGGCGGCGGCGGGGCAGAGCTCGGGCGGCCCCGGGGTGGCGTACCTGGCCCACCTCGTCGGCTTCGGCCTGGGCTTCGGCTACGCGTGGGTCCGCTACGGCCGTACGACTAGAGTGAGGTCCGCCCCAGCTCCGGCACCCGAGGGAGAGAACCAGCCGTGA
- a CDS encoding Lrp/AsnC family transcriptional regulator, translating into MITAIVLIKTSVDRIPEIAEQIASLESVSEVFSVTGTYDLIAMVRVRRHDDLADVIPGRISKIPGVEATDTHVAFRTYSQHDLEAAFSIGLDN; encoded by the coding sequence GTGATCACCGCGATCGTCCTGATCAAGACCAGCGTGGACCGGATCCCCGAGATCGCGGAGCAGATCGCTTCGCTGGAGTCGGTGAGCGAGGTTTTCTCCGTCACGGGTACGTACGACCTGATCGCGATGGTCCGGGTGCGGCGGCACGATGATCTCGCGGATGTCATCCCCGGCCGGATCAGCAAGATCCCCGGTGTCGAGGCCACCGACACGCACGTCGCGTTCCGCACGTACTCCCAGCACGACCTGGAAGCGGCGTTCTCGATCGGCCTCGACAACTAG